In Flavobacterium enshiense, the genomic stretch CGTAAAACCGCCAAGCGTGGACGAACTGAAACGCCGCTTAAAAGAACGTTCTACAGAAAGCGAAGACAAAATCAATATGCGCATCGCTAAAGCTCACGTAGAATTGGCTACTGCACCGCAATTCGACACCATTATCAAGAATTACGATTTGGATACGGCGAAGCAGGAAGCTTATGAATTGGTAAAGAATTTTGTAACTAAATAAGCAAAAAATTGTCAGTTTACAGCCAGAAAAAATGAAAATCGGACTCTATTTCGGAACATTCAACCCTATCCATATAGGACATCTGATTATCGCCAACCATATGGCGGAACATTCCGGTTTGGATCAGGTTTGGATGATGGTGACGCCGCACAATCCACACAAACAAAAGACAACGCTGTTAGACGATTACCATCGTTTGCACATGGTACATCTGGCTACGGAAGACTATCCGAAAATAAAGCCGTCCGACATAGAATTCAAATTGCCCCAGCCTAACTATACGGTAAACACCTTGGCCCATTTACAGGAAAAATATCCCACCCATGAATTTTGCCTGATTATGGGTGAAGACAATCTGAACTCATTGCATAAATGGAAAAATTTTGAAGTGATTCTGCAAAATCACGATATTTATGTTTATCCGAGAGCAGCTGCAGGCACAATCGATCCGCAATTTGTCAGTCATCACAAAATCCATACGATTAATGCGCCAATTATAGAATTATCGTCGACTTTCATCCGTGAAGGCATTAAAACCGGAAAAAATATTCAGCCCATGTTGCCACATAAGGTTTGGGAGTATGTGGAACATAATTTGTTTTATAAAAAATAAAAGGGATACCTTTCAGTATCCCTTCATAAACTTACATTTTAATATAGATTTTCATATTCGCTGCCAATGGAGAATCTTCAATTGGGGTCGGATACTGCATTTTTCTGGTAGAATAATTATAAAAGGCAGTTTCTCCCAAATCATTAGTAATAGTTATATTGTCTGGTCCGTTTTCAACATATCCGTCAAAAGGATATCCACCGGAATTATACGGACACTGCGTTCCGCTATCTGCCCAATTACAACTTGTATTGGCTGGATTAAAGTTTTGACTTCTATGCATTCCCTCAACACCTACTGTGCTATTTAACCAATGCTCATCGTCAAAAAGAACTGCGTCTACATAAATTTTTTGCGATGTTGAAGGTACGTAAATCACAAACCTTTCATATCCGGACACATTAAAATTGAAAATTATATGTCCTCCCGAAATAGTTTTTTGCGCAGATGCTGACGTACCCAACAATGTCCCATTAGTATTAAATCCGAAATCCCCCTTGTGTTTCCCATATACTTCGAAATATTTCGCAGTGGCATACACGTTGTTGATCAAATGAGTGATACATTGATCTGTAGGCAATAGTTCAGTGGTTGGAGAGGTCGAATTCTCAATAGTGTGAATTACTGCCGAGTCATTTTCAAACCCGGAAACGGTGCTATGAAAATTAACCGGGGAAACAATATCATTTCCGCAATTGTGTAATACCTCAGGAACAGAAATTCCGTTCTCGGGATTACCGTCGGCATCGATTGATTGTAAAAATCTGCTGATATTTATAACCGTACTATTTGTAATATCCGTTGATCCGGCCATATCAAACGGTGTAACATATCCTGTTGCAGGAACCGCTGGAAAAACCAAATCACAGATAAAAAATGTTACAGTTTCGCCTTCTTTAAAACGATATTTCCCTTCTGCATCTGTTCTACCTTCATAAGTTTGCGTTCTATATCCTATATTTATAACAGGGCTATCGATCAAAACTCCACTTTTTTCCTGTTGCGTTGAATCTTCACTCTGCTTATCACAATTGATTAACAAAAATGATATCATCAATAAGGCTACCTTTTTCATACTTTTATTTTTTTTGCGAAGTTAACAATAATTTGTACTAATTTTAAAAATGAGTAATTACTTTCGGTTTTTAAAATCTTAATCTTTAAATCGTTACTTATGTTAAACTTCGAATTATACAATCCTACTAATTATGTTTTTGGAAAAGAACAGATATCCAAACTCAGCGATTTAGCACCCAAAAACACCAAAATCTTACTGGCTTACGGCGGCGGAAGCATTTTTAAAAACGGAATCTACGATCAGGTAAAAGCGGCACTTTCCGGTTTTGACATAGTCGAATTTGGCGGCATCGAACCGAATCCGCGCTACGAAACCCTGATGAAAGCCGTAGAAATCATCCGCGAACAGAATATAGGATTTATTTTGGCCGTGGGCGGAGGAAGTGTGATTGACGGGGTAAAATTCATCTCGGCTGCCGTAAAATTTGAGGGCAATCCAATGGACATCCTGCACAAACGAATACTGATGAAAGATGTATCGCAGGTTATTCCGTTCGGAACCGTTCTGACACTCCCAGCGACCGGAAGTGAAATGAATTCGGGTTCCGTGATAACCATCAACGAAACGCAGGAAAAACTTTCATTTGGAGGCAGTGCGCTATTCCCTAAATTCTCCATTTGTGACCCAACGGTGATTGAATCGTTACCGAAAAGACAAATCCAAAACGGCGTGGTGGACGCTTTCACCCATGTAATGGAACAGTATTTAACCTATTCGCACGACGCTTTGCTTCAGGACAGGATTGCCGAAAGTATTTTACAGACGTTAGTGGAAATAGGTCCAAGTGTGGTTGAAAACCCAACCGACTACAAATTGGCTTCGAACTATATGTGGTGTGCGACGATGGCATTAAACGGATTACTGAATAAAGGCGTTCCAACCGATTGGGCTACCCACATGATCGGGCATGAATTGACTGCATTATACGAAATCGATCATGCCAGAACATTGGCGATTATTGGTCCGAATCTTTATCGTGTAATGTTCGACACCAAGAAAGAAAAACTGGCACAATACGGTGAACGTGTCTTTGGAATACAGGGAACTTCAGTGGAAGAGAAAGCCAAAAAAGCAATCGAAAAAACAGTTGATTTTCTGCATGCCATGGGAATGAAAACCAAACTTTCTGAAAACACCGAGAATTATGAAAATACTGCCGACTTCATCGCAAACCGATTTGAGGAGCGCGGCTGGAAAGGATTGGGAGAACAACAAAACATCACACCGGAAAAAGTACGCGAAATAGTAAAAATGAGTTACTAAATTTCCGAAAACGCTCCGATTGGAGCGTTTTTTTTTTACTATTCCCCATCCTAATTTTTCCATGAGATGGTGTTTTCTTTTCAGCCCAAAGATTCACTTTGTGGAGCATCAAAAAACGAAAGGCGCACTGAAATAAATTCCAAGAGCGCCTTCCTCACCAAAAACAAAAAATATTAACTATTCTAACTTGCGATAATGTATCGCTACATTATCATTCTTAACCGGAAATAATAACGAGAGTCAAGTCAAATCATTGCTCCGCAAATCATAATCTAATGTTAAATTTTTTATTTGACAATCATTGGGTTAACAACATCACTATCAGATGGCGACAAAAGCTCGTTACGGCAAAAAGCGCTGAAATTGCAAAAAGCAAAGTTTTTCACTTTCATCAAATTTGAGTACTTTTGGAGATTCAAATCATGAAAAGAAAATGACTGACAACCCGAAATTTGCGGTAATTGGCGGCGGAAGCTGGGCGACGGCGATTGCAAAGATGCTTTGCGTAAATCTTCCTGAAATCGCCTGGTACATGCGAAACACCTACGCTATTGAACATATCAAAATAAATAAACACAATCCGAATTATTTGAGCTCGGTGGAGTTTGACACCAATAAACTTAAACTTACCAATGACATCAATGAGGCAGTAGCCTATGCGGATTATGTCATTTTCGCGATTCCTTCGGCTTTCTTAAAAGGGGAATTGGAAAAACTGACCGTGAGTTTGGAAGACAAAGTGATCTTTTCAGCCATCAAAGGTATTGTTCCGGAAACAAGTTTAATCGTTGGCGAACATTTTCATAAAATTTATGATATCCCTTATGACAATATCGGAGTTATTACCGGTCCGTGTCACGCTGAAGAGGTTGCCTTGGAACGCCTTTCCTACCTTACCATTGCCTGCGGTGATGATGAAAAAGCGAAGGTGATGGCAAAAAACCTTAACAGTCATTACATCAAAACCAAAACTTCTGATGACATCATCGGTACGGAATATGCCGCCATGCTGAAAAACATCTATTCCATTGCTGCAGGTATTGCCCATGGATTGGGATATGGGGATAATTTCCAGGCTTTGCTGATGAGTAATGCCATCCGTGAGATGAAGAAATACATCAAGAAAGTCCACAAAATGAAACGCAACATCAATGATTCGGCATATTTAGGGGACTTACTGGTAACTGGTTATTCTATCTTTTCCCGTAACCGTATGTTCGGAAATATGATTGGAAAAGGCTACACCGTTAAATCAGCACAAATGGAAATGAGCATGGTGGCCGAAGGGTATTATGCTACCAAAAGTGCTTACAAACTTAATGAAGAATACAAAGCCAAAACACCTATCATTAATGCCGTTTACGACATCTTGTATGAAGGAAAAGAACCTAAAAAGGTTTTCAAGAAATTAACCGAGAAGCTGGATTAATTTTTCAGATTCCTGTTTTTTCATAAGTTTCAGGAAACACCAGCACAACATTTTTGACAAAAGTTTAGAAAAAAAACACTTCTGTTTACACAGAACTTTATTTTACACCCGATGGAAAGCAATGCACATAAAATAGACAATTTGATCGATCACCCGGTAATTCTAACAGTATTTACAGTGGTAATTCTAGCTATGTTGCTGTTGGATTTAGGTGTTTTCAAAAAAGACCCTCATGCCATCAGCAGTCGTGAGGCATTTATAGCATCAACAATTTGGATTTCGCTTGCGATGGGTTTCAGCGGAGTGATTTATCATTACATGGGGGTAGAAAAGTTTGCGCAGTTCCAATCTGCCTATTGGATTGAAAAAGCCCTTTCGGTAGACAACCTTTTCGTTTTCATCATGGTTTTCGGGTTCTTCAACGTACAACGGGAACTCCACCACAAAGTACTTTTCTGGGGAATTCTTGGTGCCTTAGTCTTTCGTGCAATCTTTATTTTTACGGGTGTCGAACTTATTAACATGACCTACCTGCCGGAAATGCACATCTTCGGATATCTGGTAAAAATCAACGTCATTCTTTCTGTTTTCGGATTCTTCCTTATTTATGCCGGAATAAAATCCTGGTTTTCAGAACATGATGAAGGCGACAAAGATTTTACCAAAAGCCCGGGAGCTCGTTTGGTACACCGTTTTTTCCCCGTGAGCGAAAACTATGATGGCGGAAAATTCTTTACTGTAGAAAATGGTGTAAAAATGGCTACACCCTTATTGGTCGTGGTAGCTGTAATCGAGTTTACCGATTTAATTTTTGCAGTAGACAGTATCCCCGCCATTTTTGCGATTGCCCCGAACGATCCTTTCATCCTTTACACCTCTAACATCTTCGCAATTCTAGGCCTTAGAGCACTTTATTTCCTCTTAGCTAACTTCATGTATATGTTCAGCCGTTTGAAGTACGGATTAGCCCTTATTTTGGCTTTTATCGGAGTAAAAATGATTATTGCTCCTTTCTACCATATTTCATCACCGGTTTCTCTACTGATCGTGGGTACGGTTTTGGCACTTTCGGTTCTTACTTCGCTATTATTCCCGGTTAAAGAATAAAATTATAAACCATAAATAAAATTATAAAGGCGTTAGAATTTCTAACGCCTTTATAATTTAACTATTTCACGGTTATCTCATCCACAAAAATATAAGCATCTCCGCCAGCTCCCTGATGCCATTCCGGTAATCTACCTAAGTTATAGGCCTTCACTTTAACGTATCTTGCTTTACTTTCTTTTAAATTTAAGGCAAAACCTTTGATCTGTTCGTTATAATTATCAACCGCAACAGTATTGGAAACCGCACCGACTAATTCAAAACTCACATTGTCATTGGAAATATAATATTCCACTTTGGTCGGCATCACAATCCAAGCACGGGTATCCTGCAAAAAGCGACCCGACAGCTCATGTAAATTCGTTACCTTTTTCAGATCAATAACTGCCTCGAAATCCTGCCCCTGATAGCCTTGCCAATCTCCTTTACGCCAGTTTTCGTTACCCAATACACCGTCCAATAAACCTTGTGGCCCTCCGGCATGGTATTGAGCCGAATATTTCGATTTGATGTCGACAGTATAATCGTTTGGTTTTTTAAAGAACGTCGCGCTAACGATACTACTTTTCTCTCCGATACTGTTCAGACAATACGCAAAAACGGAAGTTGTTTTATCAATTTCGAAGGGCTGTGTATATTCTTTGAAATCTCCCTTATCAGAAAACGAATAATACGTCTTATTGCCCGAATTTGATTCAATGCTGACTTTCAGTTTATCTTTAAACGCTTTGCTATCGGATTGGATTACTGGAACAACAACCATTTTTGAGAAAACCATTTGTGATTTCTCATCTTTCTCCATAGAAAACTGTGGCAAAAAATTAGTCTTGGAATCTTTTTTGATAAATTCAGCCGGTCGGTCTTCAAAGTTGACCTTTATATTATCAAAATATTGCTCGGTTAAATCCCATTCATTACTTCCCGGTGTCACAGCATAGATCCCCATCGAACTCAACACATACCAAGCGCTCATCTGTCCGCAATCTTCATTTCCAATCAATCCGTCCGGTGCATTTTTATAGAATTCATTTAAGATATAATGTACTTTTTCCTTTGTCTTTTCCGGTTTACCCACGTAATTGTATAAATAGGCCATATGATGACTTGGTTCGTTCCCATGCGCATACTGCCCTATCAAACCAGTAATATCAGCCTGTTCACGACCTGTCGTCACTGAGGGAGCAGAAAATAATTCGTCCAGTTTTGCTTCAAATTTTTCTTTTCCGCCATGAGCCTCGATAAGCCTCGAAATATCCTGTGGCACAAAAAACGAATACTGCCATGAATTCCCTTCCGTAAAATTATTATTTACTTCACGCGGCTCAAAAGGCTTGTCCCAACCGCCGTTTTTCTTCGGACGCATGAAACCTGTTTCCTTGTCGAAAAGGTTTTTCCAGTTTTGCGAACGCTTCATGAAATAGTTATAATCATCCGGTTTGTTCAGCAAATAAGCCATTTGAGCAATACACCAGTCGTCGTATGCATATTCTAGTGTTTTTGAAACACTTTCGTGTTCGTCGTCAATGGAAATGAAACCGTTTTTCTTATAAGCTTCCAATCCCAAATGATCCAACATAGCAGAATGTTTAGCTGCTTCAAATGCTTTTTCGTAATCGAATCCTTTGATTCCTTTTACCATCGCATCAGCAATAACCGAAACAGAATGGTAGCCTATCATACAATCCGTTTCATTTGAAGCCAGTTCCCAAACCGGAAGCCTTCCACCCTGTTCGTATTGTTTAATAAATGTATTGATGTAATCGGAAGTACGTTTTTTATCAATAAGAGTATACAACGGATGTGCCCCACGGAAAGTATCCCAAAGCGAGAAAACCGTGTAATAATCGAAGTTATCCGCGATATGAATTTTGTTATCACGTCCGCGATATTTTCCGTCGATATCCTCAGCAATGTTAGGCTGCATCATCGTGTGATACAAAGCCGTATAGAAAATGGCTAGCTTGTCACTGTTTGAAGAAGTCACTTCGATTTTGGACAGTTCTTTATTCCAAAGCACTTCAGCATCTTTTTTGGCTTTTTCAAAATCCCAGTGTTTGATTTCGGACATGTTCAGTTTGGCGCCTTCATAACCAGTGGGTGATAACGCCACTTTCACTAAAATCTTTTCACCTTTTTTTACAGGTTTGGAAAAACTCAACGCCAAATATTTATCAGCTTGATTATCAGAAAAAAGCTTACTGTTTTTAGAGTTGCTTACTTTCATCGGAACATTGAACTCGATACGGGCAAAAACGTACTGATCGCGCGCCCAGGCTTCGCTTCTGCGGAGAATTTCGATGGTTTTGTTATCGATAATTTTAACCTCGCCCTGCAAAAGCTTATCGCGGTGATTTAAATCCAGAATGATATTAGCCCGGCCATCCTTGCTGAAAGTATATTCATGAAAACCTACTCTTGTGGAAGCCGTCAGTCTTACGTCAATATTATGCTTGTCCAATTTCACAGCATAAAATCCGGCTTTAGCTTTTTCATTGGCATGCGAAAAAGAGGAAGAATAGATTTTATTATCCAATGAAGGTTCGCCCATCGTTGGCATCAGCATTATATCGCCAAAATCTGAAACCCCCACGCCATTGAGATGCGTATGGGAAAAACCGTAAATGATATTATCCGAATAATGATAACCGCCACAACCGTCCCAACTACCTTCAATTCGGGTATCTGGCGATAATTGCACCATCCCGAAAGGCATTGTAGCTCCTGGAAATGTGTGCCCATGACCTCCCGTACCAATAAACGGATTTACATATTGTGCATAATTTTTATTTTGCGAAAAAGCGCTTACAGAAAGTAATGCTGTAATAAATAGAAAAGCTGTTTTTCTCATTTGGGTTTTTGCTGAAAAATTTTCCTAAAGTAGGAAATATTCCAGCATCCTTTCAATCCCGTTTTCAAATTTATATCCCTAAAATCATTTGCTTTGGATACATAAAAACAACACTAAAAGCTTTTGTGAGAAGCTTATCTTTTCTTTATGAATTGATTTGCAGGCGTTACTTTACCAATACACCACGTTTGTTCATCACCGGAATGTCGGTCATAGCACGATCGTTTATGGTATTGCCTCTGAAAACATAACTCTTGTCGTATAACTTGTCGCCAATAAAGAACGTTACCAGAAACTCGTTGTTCAATTGAAGTACGTTGTTTTCCAGCAATTCGATTTTCACGGCCGAATTGGGCTCCACTTCTTTAAA encodes the following:
- a CDS encoding TerC/Alx family metal homeostasis membrane protein, which codes for MDNLIDHPVILTVFTVVILAMLLLDLGVFKKDPHAISSREAFIASTIWISLAMGFSGVIYHYMGVEKFAQFQSAYWIEKALSVDNLFVFIMVFGFFNVQRELHHKVLFWGILGALVFRAIFIFTGVELINMTYLPEMHIFGYLVKINVILSVFGFFLIYAGIKSWFSEHDEGDKDFTKSPGARLVHRFFPVSENYDGGKFFTVENGVKMATPLLVVVAVIEFTDLIFAVDSIPAIFAIAPNDPFILYTSNIFAILGLRALYFLLANFMYMFSRLKYGLALILAFIGVKMIIAPFYHISSPVSLLIVGTVLALSVLTSLLFPVKE
- the nadD gene encoding nicotinate (nicotinamide) nucleotide adenylyltransferase, translating into MKIGLYFGTFNPIHIGHLIIANHMAEHSGLDQVWMMVTPHNPHKQKTTLLDDYHRLHMVHLATEDYPKIKPSDIEFKLPQPNYTVNTLAHLQEKYPTHEFCLIMGEDNLNSLHKWKNFEVILQNHDIYVYPRAAAGTIDPQFVSHHKIHTINAPIIELSSTFIREGIKTGKNIQPMLPHKVWEYVEHNLFYKK
- a CDS encoding GH92 family glycosyl hydrolase, with amino-acid sequence MRKTAFLFITALLSVSAFSQNKNYAQYVNPFIGTGGHGHTFPGATMPFGMVQLSPDTRIEGSWDGCGGYHYSDNIIYGFSHTHLNGVGVSDFGDIMLMPTMGEPSLDNKIYSSSFSHANEKAKAGFYAVKLDKHNIDVRLTASTRVGFHEYTFSKDGRANIILDLNHRDKLLQGEVKIIDNKTIEILRRSEAWARDQYVFARIEFNVPMKVSNSKNSKLFSDNQADKYLALSFSKPVKKGEKILVKVALSPTGYEGAKLNMSEIKHWDFEKAKKDAEVLWNKELSKIEVTSSNSDKLAIFYTALYHTMMQPNIAEDIDGKYRGRDNKIHIADNFDYYTVFSLWDTFRGAHPLYTLIDKKRTSDYINTFIKQYEQGGRLPVWELASNETDCMIGYHSVSVIADAMVKGIKGFDYEKAFEAAKHSAMLDHLGLEAYKKNGFISIDDEHESVSKTLEYAYDDWCIAQMAYLLNKPDDYNYFMKRSQNWKNLFDKETGFMRPKKNGGWDKPFEPREVNNNFTEGNSWQYSFFVPQDISRLIEAHGGKEKFEAKLDELFSAPSVTTGREQADITGLIGQYAHGNEPSHHMAYLYNYVGKPEKTKEKVHYILNEFYKNAPDGLIGNEDCGQMSAWYVLSSMGIYAVTPGSNEWDLTEQYFDNIKVNFEDRPAEFIKKDSKTNFLPQFSMEKDEKSQMVFSKMVVVPVIQSDSKAFKDKLKVSIESNSGNKTYYSFSDKGDFKEYTQPFEIDKTTSVFAYCLNSIGEKSSIVSATFFKKPNDYTVDIKSKYSAQYHAGGPQGLLDGVLGNENWRKGDWQGYQGQDFEAVIDLKKVTNLHELSGRFLQDTRAWIVMPTKVEYYISNDNVSFELVGAVSNTVAVDNYNEQIKGFALNLKESKARYVKVKAYNLGRLPEWHQGAGGDAYIFVDEITVK
- a CDS encoding iron-containing alcohol dehydrogenase, coding for MLNFELYNPTNYVFGKEQISKLSDLAPKNTKILLAYGGGSIFKNGIYDQVKAALSGFDIVEFGGIEPNPRYETLMKAVEIIREQNIGFILAVGGGSVIDGVKFISAAVKFEGNPMDILHKRILMKDVSQVIPFGTVLTLPATGSEMNSGSVITINETQEKLSFGGSALFPKFSICDPTVIESLPKRQIQNGVVDAFTHVMEQYLTYSHDALLQDRIAESILQTLVEIGPSVVENPTDYKLASNYMWCATMALNGLLNKGVPTDWATHMIGHELTALYEIDHARTLAIIGPNLYRVMFDTKKEKLAQYGERVFGIQGTSVEEKAKKAIEKTVDFLHAMGMKTKLSENTENYENTADFIANRFEERGWKGLGEQQNITPEKVREIVKMSY
- a CDS encoding NAD(P)H-dependent glycerol-3-phosphate dehydrogenase, encoding MTDNPKFAVIGGGSWATAIAKMLCVNLPEIAWYMRNTYAIEHIKINKHNPNYLSSVEFDTNKLKLTNDINEAVAYADYVIFAIPSAFLKGELEKLTVSLEDKVIFSAIKGIVPETSLIVGEHFHKIYDIPYDNIGVITGPCHAEEVALERLSYLTIACGDDEKAKVMAKNLNSHYIKTKTSDDIIGTEYAAMLKNIYSIAAGIAHGLGYGDNFQALLMSNAIREMKKYIKKVHKMKRNINDSAYLGDLLVTGYSIFSRNRMFGNMIGKGYTVKSAQMEMSMVAEGYYATKSAYKLNEEYKAKTPIINAVYDILYEGKEPKKVFKKLTEKLD